The following are from one region of the Chloracidobacterium sp. genome:
- the argC gene encoding N-acetyl-gamma-glutamyl-phosphate reductase: MNTGEKIKVAIFGGSGYGGSELLRILLFHPFAEIVFVTANEHAGRAVSDVHKNLLGLTDLVFVQNLDSIGLLAGVDLAFFALPHGQASDLIPQLPDHVRAIDLSGDFRLDDPKTHEQYYGRKHAGELQSRFVYGLTETNRDAIKDAQYVANPGCFATAITLALAPMVRSGLINGKVIVDAKTGSSGSGAKPAANTHHPQRINSFYAYKPFEHQHLPEVKQHLRLFGGFDGDLILMTHSLPVSRGIFASCYLETTVEITNEDAMNLFKHTYSDSFFVRLRDGSPDINWVKNTNFCDLSVRTSGRNVVIFSAIDNLVKGAAGQAVQNMNLMFGSKEETGLVFPGSNP, from the coding sequence ATGAATACTGGGGAAAAAATAAAGGTCGCTATATTTGGAGGGTCTGGTTATGGCGGAAGCGAACTTTTGCGCATTTTGCTCTTCCATCCGTTTGCCGAGATAGTCTTCGTCACCGCAAATGAACATGCCGGACGAGCGGTCAGCGACGTGCATAAAAACCTCCTCGGCCTGACAGATCTTGTTTTTGTGCAGAATTTGGACTCGATTGGATTGCTTGCGGGCGTTGATTTGGCCTTTTTCGCGTTACCGCACGGTCAGGCATCGGATCTGATTCCACAGTTACCCGATCATGTCAGGGCTATTGATCTTTCGGGAGACTTTAGGCTCGATGATCCCAAGACGCACGAGCAATATTATGGTCGGAAACATGCAGGTGAGCTTCAGAGTCGTTTCGTTTACGGACTTACAGAAACAAACCGCGACGCGATCAAAGACGCGCAATACGTAGCAAATCCGGGTTGTTTCGCCACAGCGATCACTTTGGCGCTTGCACCAATGGTCAGGAGCGGTCTGATAAACGGGAAAGTGATCGTTGACGCTAAGACGGGTTCGTCCGGTTCGGGAGCAAAACCGGCTGCCAATACGCATCATCCGCAGCGAATTAACTCGTTTTACGCCTATAAGCCATTTGAACACCAGCACTTACCCGAAGTAAAACAGCATCTTCGTTTATTTGGGGGATTTGACGGCGACCTTATCTTGATGACGCACAGTCTACCGGTGTCGCGGGGTATTTTCGCCTCTTGTTATCTAGAAACGACCGTCGAGATCACAAATGAAGATGCCATGAACCTGTTCAAACATACCTATTCCGATTCTTTTTTTGTTCGTCTTAGGGATGGCTCTCCTGATATCAACTGGGTGAAAAACACCAATTTTTGCGATCTAAGCGTTCGCACGAGTGGTCGAAACGTGGTCATATTTTCGGCCATCGACAACCTTGTCAAAGGCGCCGCAGGGCAAGCAGTACAAAACATGAATTTGATGTTCGGATCGAAAGAGGAAACCGGGCTCGTATTTCCGGGAAGCAACCCTTGA
- a CDS encoding arginine repressor (regulates arginine biosynthesis when complexed with arginine by binding at site that overlap the promotors of the arginine biosynthesis genes), with translation MSKSQRQETLRNIVAAKRIERQDELVRLLRRNGFNVTQASISRDLDELGIVKAGGKYVLPGIDAKQSKLGLRRVDLAGENLLVVRCSPGFASAVASMIDALNDRSVVGTIAGDDTVFVAVNDRTAQKSALAAISTLMES, from the coding sequence ATGTCAAAAAGCCAAAGACAAGAGACTCTTCGAAATATCGTTGCTGCGAAACGTATCGAACGTCAAGACGAACTTGTCAGGCTGTTGCGTAGAAATGGTTTCAATGTGACCCAGGCGAGTATTTCCCGCGATCTGGATGAACTCGGGATCGTTAAGGCCGGCGGTAAGTATGTATTGCCGGGTATCGATGCCAAACAGTCGAAACTTGGTCTCCGCCGCGTCGATCTGGCAGGCGAAAATCTCCTCGTGGTTCGTTGTTCTCCGGGATTCGCGTCAGCGGTCGCGTCGATGATCGACGCCCTGAATGATCGCTCGGTCGTTGGTACTATCGCCGGTGACGATACGGTATTTGTTGCCGTAAATGACCGCACGGCGCAAAAGTCTGCTTTGGCCGCTATCTCAACCTTAATGGAATCGTGA
- a CDS encoding ABC transporter permease has product MNPVAKFLSELQDISLLIWRGIVSLATGPRYLSETVRQMDLIGVGSLPIVLLTGFFTGGVLVLQTFPTLEYYSIQSESGRSVATSLIRELGPVLSALMVSGRIGSAISAELGSMVVSQQIDAMRALGTDPVRKLVVPRIIALIMMLPLLTVAADIFGLIGGGVVANYLYNQDVNVFVESVRNGISTSDIIGGMIKPLFFGLVIGAVSCHKGLSTSGGTVGVGRSVTNAVVISSIWVIIFDFFLSKALQYVLDIGRI; this is encoded by the coding sequence ATGAATCCAGTCGCTAAATTTCTCTCCGAACTGCAAGATATAAGTCTGCTTATTTGGCGTGGGATCGTAAGCCTCGCCACGGGGCCGCGTTATCTTTCAGAAACTGTAAGGCAAATGGATCTTATCGGGGTCGGTTCATTACCGATCGTCCTTTTGACTGGATTCTTCACAGGCGGCGTCCTCGTTCTTCAAACATTCCCTACCCTTGAATATTACAGTATCCAAAGTGAATCGGGCCGTTCGGTCGCGACGTCTCTCATCCGCGAATTGGGCCCGGTCCTATCTGCGTTAATGGTCTCTGGACGCATCGGATCGGCGATCTCCGCTGAGTTGGGGTCAATGGTCGTCTCGCAGCAGATCGACGCAATGCGGGCATTAGGTACGGACCCGGTCCGTAAACTGGTAGTTCCGCGAATAATTGCCTTGATAATGATGCTTCCGCTTTTGACCGTTGCAGCAGATATCTTCGGCCTGATCGGCGGCGGCGTTGTCGCGAACTACCTTTACAACCAGGACGTCAATGTGTTTGTCGAATCGGTCCGAAACGGAATTTCAACGTCTGACATCATTGGCGGCATGATAAAACCGCTGTTCTTTGGATTGGTCATCGGAGCAGTTTCGTGTCACAAGGGATTGAGCACCTCGGGTGGCACGGTCGGCGTGGGCCGTTCGGTCACGAACGCTGTTGTGATCTCGTCGATCTGGGTCATCATTTTCGACTTTTTTCTTTCGAAGGCGCTCCAGTACGTTCTCGACATCGGCCGTATCTAG
- a CDS encoding periplasmic heavy metal sensor yields MKPMFKTVFKECALFGNLFLAFLLFTVGVSAQVTQPVDRPEGPPPDGQAIRQPNLLRELGLTQPQIRQLRLLNVEGRPLMQEAQRKLREANRELDLAIYADNMQESEVAEKLRAFQLAQAEVAKLRFQGELAIRRILTPEQLVKFRELRARFGQMRENMQQRRGNRPAQPRDGVPGPKRPLDPPSL; encoded by the coding sequence TTGAAGCCCATGTTTAAGACCGTATTTAAAGAATGTGCCCTTTTCGGGAATTTGTTTCTGGCATTTCTCCTGTTCACTGTCGGTGTGTCAGCCCAGGTCACGCAACCGGTTGACCGCCCCGAAGGGCCCCCGCCTGATGGCCAGGCAATTCGGCAGCCTAATCTGTTGCGCGAACTCGGCCTGACACAACCGCAGATACGGCAGTTGCGGCTTTTGAACGTTGAGGGCCGGCCGTTGATGCAGGAAGCACAACGCAAACTGCGGGAAGCGAATCGGGAACTCGACCTTGCGATATATGCTGATAATATGCAAGAATCCGAGGTCGCTGAAAAGCTTCGAGCGTTTCAGTTGGCTCAGGCCGAGGTCGCAAAGCTTCGCTTCCAGGGTGAGCTCGCGATCCGCAGAATTTTGACTCCTGAGCAACTTGTCAAATTCAGAGAGCTACGAGCGCGTTTTGGACAGATGAGAGAAAATATGCAGCAACGGCGCGGGAATAGGCCGGCTCAACCTCGCGACGGCGTGCCGGGCCCAAAAAGGCCCCTAGATCCGCCTAGTTTATAG
- a CDS encoding aspartate aminotransferase family protein, with product MRFQEIQRTEDLYQVETYQKMGISVARGSGSRIWTNDGEEYLDLYGGHAVCATGHSHPHVVQAIKDQADKVIFYSNLVYSEVRGRAAEKLVSVAPDELNKVFFCNSGTEANENAMRMARMTTGREKIVSFSGGFHGRTADSISASFLGKYREIGKPNVPFHIEAEFGIVESVQAVIDNETAAVIIEPIQSMAGVSEAKPEFFAALRRLCDEHGAMLIFDEVQTGLGRTGRWFFSGSELAGGVVPDVLTLAKSLGSGVPVGACLVRESISDNLQINDLGTTFGGGMIAMAAVLATLEAIENDDLIANAARIEQQLLDALRGHESVVRLRGKGCLLGVELDRPCKAMHQLLFENKILTGTSSDPHVLRILAPLCTTHDEIDRFLGVIYG from the coding sequence ATGCGATTTCAAGAAATACAGCGTACGGAAGATCTATACCAGGTCGAAACGTATCAAAAAATGGGTATCTCGGTCGCTCGCGGATCGGGTTCGCGGATCTGGACCAACGATGGTGAAGAATACCTCGATCTTTACGGCGGGCACGCAGTCTGTGCGACCGGACATTCGCATCCGCATGTAGTTCAAGCCATTAAAGATCAGGCCGACAAGGTCATATTCTATTCAAATCTTGTCTACTCCGAGGTACGTGGTCGTGCCGCAGAGAAACTTGTCTCTGTAGCGCCAGATGAACTGAACAAGGTGTTTTTCTGTAATTCCGGGACAGAAGCCAACGAAAACGCAATGCGAATGGCTCGCATGACGACTGGAAGAGAAAAGATCGTGTCATTTTCAGGGGGCTTTCATGGACGTACTGCCGACTCGATCTCGGCGTCATTTCTCGGCAAGTACCGCGAGATCGGGAAACCGAATGTTCCCTTCCATATTGAAGCCGAATTCGGGATTGTCGAAAGCGTTCAGGCCGTCATCGATAACGAAACGGCCGCAGTCATCATCGAACCGATCCAGTCGATGGCGGGCGTTTCCGAGGCGAAGCCGGAATTCTTCGCGGCACTCAGGCGGTTGTGCGACGAACACGGCGCGATGCTGATCTTCGACGAGGTGCAAACAGGGCTTGGTCGAACAGGCAGATGGTTCTTTTCAGGTAGTGAACTTGCGGGCGGCGTCGTTCCTGACGTTCTGACACTCGCAAAGTCGCTCGGAAGCGGGGTACCGGTCGGAGCCTGCTTGGTGCGCGAATCGATCTCAGACAATCTCCAGATCAATGATCTTGGGACGACCTTCGGCGGCGGCATGATCGCAATGGCCGCGGTCCTGGCGACGCTTGAGGCGATCGAAAATGACGACCTGATAGCGAATGCGGCACGCATCGAACAACAGCTGCTCGATGCGCTGCGAGGTCATGAGTCGGTCGTCCGCCTTCGAGGGAAGGGGTGTTTACTTGGGGTCGAGTTAGATCGGCCATGCAAGGCAATGCATCAACTTCTGTTCGAGAACAAGATATTAACGGGTACATCAAGCGATCCGCATGTACTGAGAATTCTTGCCCCACTTTGCACGACGCACGATGAGATCGACCGGTTTCTTGGAGTTATCTATGGATAG
- a CDS encoding RNA polymerase sigma factor, whose protein sequence is MFKNFTDEQLVELAISDDPEAFGEIVKRWERKIFALCFGMLTREDEARDAAQETFIAAYRNLAKFRGEAKVSSWLHRIAVNQCLTTKRRNKARSEDFLDDESNEEDRVFVAPAKFSPMINAEQGERLVIVRQAVGSLPVELRQVIVMKEFEDMTFQEISETLELPLSTVKSRLYTALRQLRMKLERLPIEVA, encoded by the coding sequence ATGTTTAAGAACTTTACGGATGAGCAACTTGTCGAATTGGCAATTTCGGACGACCCCGAAGCTTTCGGCGAAATCGTTAAACGCTGGGAACGAAAGATCTTCGCTCTCTGCTTCGGTATGCTTACACGTGAAGATGAGGCAAGAGATGCCGCGCAGGAGACTTTCATCGCCGCGTATCGCAATTTGGCAAAATTCCGCGGCGAAGCAAAGGTGTCGTCTTGGCTTCATCGAATCGCGGTGAACCAGTGTTTGACAACCAAGCGTCGAAACAAGGCCCGCTCAGAGGATTTTCTCGATGACGAATCCAATGAGGAAGATAGGGTCTTCGTGGCACCGGCCAAGTTTTCGCCGATGATCAATGCAGAGCAAGGCGAGCGACTGGTGATCGTCAGGCAAGCGGTCGGTTCGCTTCCGGTCGAACTGAGGCAAGTGATCGTCATGAAAGAGTTTGAGGATATGACGTTTCAAGAGATCTCAGAGACCCTGGAGCTTCCGCTGAGTACGGTAAAAAGCAGGCTATATACGGCGTTGAGGCAACTTAGGATGAAATTGGAACGGTTACCGATCGAGGTGGCATAA
- a CDS encoding ATP-binding cassette domain-containing protein, protein MLASDIDEHKDSHGFNIEDAESIHDAVDEPDRILPVIEFRDVHLAFDEKKILDGISFSVRRGETKIILGRSGGGKSTIIRLILGLLKPDSGAILIDGEDITAYDEPEMMPVRQKIGMVFQEGALFDSISVHDNVAYRLLEQGVSEDEVEIEVKRMLRFVDLEDAVDKMPSELSGGMRRRVGIARALVGDPQIVLFDEPTAGLDPPTARTICELAIKLRDLQDVSSIFVTHEMNNVKYLSSEYATVNENGEIVLEKEGERLCLVNTDILMLRDGKITFSGSDEQLSSSEDPYIRRFVYGK, encoded by the coding sequence ATGCTTGCGTCCGATATTGATGAACACAAAGACTCCCACGGTTTCAATATCGAGGACGCCGAAAGCATCCACGATGCGGTCGACGAACCCGATCGGATATTGCCGGTCATCGAGTTTCGAGACGTGCATTTGGCATTTGACGAAAAGAAGATCCTTGACGGTATCAGCTTTTCAGTTCGAAGGGGCGAGACAAAGATCATTCTTGGGCGCAGCGGCGGCGGCAAATCGACGATCATTCGGCTGATCCTCGGACTACTGAAGCCGGATTCGGGCGCGATCCTTATCGATGGTGAGGACATTACGGCATACGACGAGCCTGAAATGATGCCGGTGCGGCAAAAGATCGGGATGGTCTTTCAGGAAGGAGCATTGTTTGACTCGATCTCGGTGCACGACAATGTCGCATACCGTCTATTGGAACAGGGCGTATCGGAGGACGAGGTCGAGATCGAAGTAAAACGAATGCTCAGGTTCGTCGATCTCGAGGACGCGGTCGATAAGATGCCAAGTGAGCTATCAGGCGGAATGCGAAGGCGAGTCGGGATCGCACGGGCCCTCGTCGGCGATCCTCAGATCGTACTCTTCGATGAACCAACCGCCGGCCTGGATCCCCCGACCGCTCGAACGATTTGTGAACTGGCAATAAAGCTGCGCGATCTTCAGGATGTCTCGTCGATCTTTGTCACGCATGAGATGAACAATGTAAAGTACCTTTCATCCGAATACGCGACCGTGAATGAAAACGGCGAGATAGTACTTGAAAAGGAAGGCGAAAGGCTTTGCCTCGTCAATACCGATATCCTGATGCTCCGCGACGGTAAGATCACCTTCAGCGGAAGCGACGAACAACTATCCTCGAGCGAAGATCCGTATATCAGGCGATTCGTCTACGGCAAGTGA
- a CDS encoding proline dehydrogenase family protein, translating into MSELAIDFQDTATAFADKSDTELQEKYRLFRMMNSPFLNAISTGAAKFALGLGLPVEGLIKRTIYEQFCGGETIEECQLVIERLGKAGIGTILDYSVEGKTKELEFDETKAEIMRTVERAKNDPNIPFAVFKVSGIAPLGTLERMSSKKKLDAKSQMKCEAIHARVEEICSLAHRLGQPVFIDAEESWIQDAIDRMANEMMAKFNVGRAIVFNTVQLYRKDRLQFLRDSRKLAKREGFVLGMKLVRGAYMEKERERAADMGYDSPIQPDKESTDADYDAAVDYCLSHLDEIAFVAGTHNEASTRRLVEQLHDQNVPPKHPHVNFSQLYGMSDNLSYVLAKHGYNVSKYVPYGPVKDAVPYLIRRAEENTSTAGQVSRELVLLEREMERRRRK; encoded by the coding sequence ATGAGCGAACTTGCAATCGATTTCCAGGACACCGCAACTGCATTTGCCGATAAATCAGACACAGAACTCCAGGAAAAGTACAGACTTTTCAGAATGATGAATTCGCCTTTTCTGAATGCAATAAGCACCGGAGCGGCTAAATTCGCGCTCGGTCTGGGACTGCCGGTGGAAGGCTTGATAAAACGCACGATATACGAGCAGTTTTGCGGTGGAGAGACTATCGAGGAATGCCAGCTCGTGATCGAGCGGCTCGGTAAGGCGGGTATTGGGACGATTCTCGATTATTCCGTTGAAGGAAAGACAAAGGAGTTAGAATTCGATGAGACCAAGGCCGAAATAATGCGGACCGTCGAACGCGCCAAGAACGACCCGAATATTCCCTTCGCGGTCTTCAAGGTCTCGGGAATTGCCCCTTTAGGCACGCTCGAAAGAATGAGTTCGAAGAAGAAACTCGACGCGAAAAGCCAAATGAAATGCGAGGCGATCCATGCCCGGGTCGAGGAAATATGCTCGCTTGCGCACAGGCTCGGCCAGCCGGTATTCATCGACGCTGAAGAATCCTGGATACAGGATGCGATCGATCGAATGGCGAACGAGATGATGGCAAAGTTCAACGTCGGCCGGGCGATCGTATTCAATACGGTCCAGCTCTATCGAAAAGACCGCTTGCAGTTTCTCCGCGATTCGCGAAAGCTTGCGAAACGCGAGGGGTTCGTTCTTGGGATGAAACTTGTCCGCGGAGCTTATATGGAAAAAGAACGCGAACGTGCCGCTGACATGGGTTACGATTCGCCGATCCAGCCCGATAAAGAATCCACGGACGCCGATTACGATGCTGCAGTCGATTATTGCCTGTCTCATTTGGACGAGATCGCATTCGTCGCGGGCACGCACAATGAAGCCAGTACCCGTCGCCTTGTCGAGCAGCTTCATGACCAGAACGTTCCGCCAAAGCATCCTCACGTCAATTTTTCGCAGCTATACGGGATGAGCGACAACCTTTCGTATGTTTTGGCGAAACATGGCTATAACGTCTCAAAATATGTTCCTTACGGTCCTGTAAAGGATGCTGTTCCATATTTGATTAGACGGGCGGAAGAGAATACCTCAACGGCAGGTCAAGTGAGCCGCGAACTCGTGCTGCTAGAAAGGGAAATGGAACGGCGAAGACGCAAATGA
- a CDS encoding acetyl-CoA hydrolase/transferase family protein, whose amino-acid sequence MEIHNKAEDAVKPVKSNDRVFVHSVAAVPQILIDALVERAAELRDVEFVHLHTEGKATYAEPAYVESFKVNAFFVGPNIRSAVNDGRADYIPVFLSEIPALFRRGVLPIDVALIHVSTPDKHGFCSLGVSVDIARSAVECAKIVVAQINPQMPRTHGDALVHISDIDHAVFVDTPLPEVKMPELTDIDRAIGSYVAEMIEDGSTLQMGIGSIPNAVLASLLGHKDLGIHTEMFSDGLIELVEKGVVTGSKKAKHPGKIVAGFVMGTRRLYDFIDDNPQVLMLDIAYVNDSAVIRRNPRVIAVNSAIEVDLTGQICADSIGTRQYSGVGGQMDFIRGASLSEGGKPIIALPSITSRGESKIVPFLKEGAGVVTTRAHVHYVVTEYGVADLYGKNLRQRAAALIAVAHPDHREDLERSSSERFRRI is encoded by the coding sequence ATGGAAATCCACAATAAAGCAGAAGATGCCGTAAAGCCGGTGAAGAGCAATGACCGCGTTTTCGTTCACAGCGTTGCGGCGGTCCCGCAGATCCTTATCGACGCTTTGGTCGAAAGGGCAGCGGAGCTGCGTGATGTTGAGTTCGTGCACCTCCACACAGAAGGGAAAGCGACCTATGCGGAGCCGGCCTATGTTGAGAGTTTCAAGGTAAATGCATTTTTCGTCGGCCCAAATATTCGTAGCGCGGTCAATGATGGCAGGGCTGACTATATCCCGGTCTTCCTCTCCGAGATACCCGCGCTTTTTCGACGTGGAGTTTTACCCATCGATGTCGCATTGATCCACGTCTCGACGCCAGACAAGCACGGGTTTTGTTCGCTGGGCGTTTCGGTCGACATCGCACGCTCGGCGGTCGAGTGTGCAAAGATCGTCGTCGCTCAAATCAATCCGCAAATGCCAAGAACGCATGGCGATGCTCTGGTTCACATCAGCGATATCGATCACGCAGTTTTCGTCGACACGCCGCTGCCTGAGGTCAAGATGCCCGAACTCACCGACATCGATCGGGCGATCGGCAGCTATGTTGCTGAAATGATCGAAGATGGATCAACGCTTCAGATGGGAATTGGTTCGATACCAAATGCAGTGCTTGCGTCCCTGCTCGGACACAAGGATCTTGGGATCCATACCGAAATGTTTTCGGACGGGTTGATCGAACTCGTCGAAAAAGGTGTTGTTACCGGAAGTAAAAAGGCAAAGCATCCTGGGAAGATCGTAGCTGGCTTCGTGATGGGGACGCGACGGCTTTACGATTTCATCGACGATAATCCGCAGGTTCTAATGCTGGATATTGCCTACGTCAATGACAGCGCGGTCATCCGACGAAATCCCCGCGTCATCGCTGTCAACAGCGCGATCGAGGTCGATCTTACAGGTCAGATCTGCGCTGATTCGATCGGGACAAGGCAGTATTCGGGTGTAGGCGGTCAGATGGATTTTATCCGAGGGGCTTCGTTATCAGAAGGCGGAAAGCCGATCATAGCGTTGCCATCCATCACTTCGAGGGGCGAAAGCAAGATCGTTCCCTTTCTTAAGGAAGGTGCAGGAGTCGTCACCACCCGAGCACACGTGCATTACGTCGTGACCGAATATGGGGTAGCAGATCTTTATGGAAAGAACCTCCGGCAAAGGGCCGCTGCCCTTATCGCAGTTGCTCATCCCGATCATCGCGAAGATCTTGAGCGAAGTTCCTCAGA
- a CDS encoding proline--tRNA ligase codes for MSKALPKRSENYSEWYNEIVKRADLAENSAVRGCMVIKPYGFAIWEKMQRALDDMFKATGHQNAYFPLFVPKSFLEKEEEHAEGFAKECAVVTHYRLKSNPDGPGLVVDPNAKLEEELIIRPTSETVIWNAYKGWIQSWRDLPVLVNQWCNIVRWEMRTRIFLRTAEFLWQEGHTAHATEQEAIAETEQMLGVYADFAENWMALPVVQGVKTPSERFAGALETYCIEGMMQDGKALQCGTSHFLGQNFSKAFDVKFVNKENQLDFPWATSWGVSTRLMGALIMAHSDDQGLVLPPKLAPIQVVIIPIYKTPEDLAALSERIGPILNALKAAGISVKYDDSENQRSGWKFAEYELRGVPVRLGIGMRDLENGTVEVARRDTLSKESRPVEGIVEYLSSLLDEIQANIYRKAMEFRETNTFNVDTWDEFKEQIEKGGFLMAHWDGTAETENKIKEETKATIRCIPLNSLEEAGKCIYTGNESGKRVVFARAY; via the coding sequence ATGAGCAAAGCATTACCGAAGCGATCCGAGAATTATTCGGAATGGTATAACGAAATTGTCAAGCGCGCGGATCTTGCCGAAAACTCGGCGGTACGCGGATGTATGGTCATCAAGCCTTACGGCTTTGCAATATGGGAAAAGATGCAGCGTGCTCTGGACGACATGTTCAAAGCAACAGGTCATCAGAATGCTTACTTCCCTTTGTTCGTCCCAAAATCGTTTCTGGAGAAAGAAGAAGAACACGCCGAGGGCTTCGCAAAAGAATGTGCTGTCGTGACGCATTACCGTCTCAAAAGTAATCCTGACGGCCCTGGGCTCGTTGTTGATCCGAACGCGAAGCTTGAAGAAGAACTCATCATCCGGCCGACGTCGGAAACCGTCATTTGGAACGCCTACAAGGGTTGGATACAGTCGTGGCGTGACCTTCCGGTTTTGGTGAACCAATGGTGTAACATTGTTCGCTGGGAGATGCGCACCAGGATATTCCTCCGTACGGCAGAGTTCCTTTGGCAGGAAGGGCACACCGCACATGCGACCGAGCAGGAAGCGATCGCCGAGACCGAGCAAATGCTTGGTGTTTATGCCGATTTCGCCGAAAACTGGATGGCGCTGCCTGTCGTCCAAGGCGTAAAGACGCCAAGCGAACGGTTTGCAGGCGCTCTGGAGACTTATTGCATTGAGGGCATGATGCAGGACGGAAAGGCTCTGCAATGCGGCACGTCGCACTTTCTCGGACAGAATTTCTCGAAAGCGTTCGATGTAAAGTTTGTCAACAAAGAGAATCAACTAGATTTTCCGTGGGCGACGAGCTGGGGCGTCTCAACACGACTGATGGGAGCGCTCATCATGGCGCATTCCGACGATCAGGGACTTGTTCTTCCCCCAAAACTTGCTCCGATCCAGGTGGTCATTATCCCGATTTACAAGACCCCCGAGGATCTCGCTGCTTTGAGCGAGAGGATCGGTCCGATCCTCAATGCGCTTAAAGCGGCCGGCATATCCGTAAAATACGACGACAGCGAAAACCAAAGATCCGGGTGGAAATTTGCCGAATACGAACTCCGCGGAGTTCCGGTTCGCCTTGGCATTGGCATGCGCGATCTCGAAAATGGCACGGTCGAGGTCGCTCGTCGTGACACGCTGTCAAAGGAATCACGGCCCGTCGAAGGAATAGTTGAGTATTTAAGCTCCTTGCTTGACGAAATACAGGCAAATATTTACCGAAAGGCGATGGAATTCCGCGAAACGAATACATTCAATGTCGACACTTGGGATGAATTCAAGGAACAGATAGAAAAAGGCGGCTTTTTGATGGCTCATTGGGATGGCACAGCCGAAACTGAAAATAAGATCAAAGAAGAGACCAAAGCCACTATCAGGTGCATACCTCTTAATTCGCTGGAAGAGGCAGGAAAGTGCATTTATACGGGTAACGAATCGGGCAAACGCGTTGTTTTCGCCAGGGCCTATTGA
- a CDS encoding MCE family protein, which translates to MVQTRKTLTFTQLRVGIFVLFGLLILAFLILNSTGDFNPFEKKIILKARFAAADGLREGSEVQLAGVRIGKVREVVLLPPDSPEEAKIEAVMAVDGELNGKPISERIRTDSTAQLIAVSVLANDKTINISPGTAKGSPVAENHILESSEAISINQLTKTGNDLLQQINKLAVPANEILNKANQGEGTIGRIVNDESLYRNLDATVAETKLTMVKLQTTIEKINKGEGTAGQFINNPDLYNNLNKTVAQLEAISNDIKAGRGSAGKFVTDDALYNETRAAITDLRTSAAKINAIADDFKAISTDLAEGRGTAGKFLKDEQFYEDARSALARFNSTTAKVESILADAQAGKGTLGRFVTDETLYNNINQTASNINQFSSEGTKLLYDFRQNPKKFLRIKLAIF; encoded by the coding sequence ATGGTGCAAACACGCAAAACACTGACATTTACGCAGCTGAGAGTTGGCATTTTTGTGCTTTTTGGCCTTCTTATCCTCGCATTTCTGATCCTCAATTCCACGGGTGACTTTAATCCGTTCGAGAAGAAGATCATACTCAAGGCGCGTTTTGCAGCGGCTGACGGACTTCGAGAAGGCTCTGAGGTTCAATTGGCCGGCGTCAGAATAGGAAAGGTACGCGAGGTCGTTCTACTCCCGCCCGATTCGCCGGAAGAAGCCAAGATCGAGGCTGTAATGGCCGTTGACGGCGAATTGAACGGTAAACCGATATCCGAGCGGATACGAACGGACTCGACCGCGCAGCTCATAGCTGTATCTGTACTTGCAAACGACAAGACGATCAATATCTCTCCGGGAACCGCAAAAGGCTCGCCCGTTGCTGAAAACCATATTCTGGAATCAAGCGAGGCCATTTCCATCAATCAGCTTACGAAAACAGGAAACGATCTGCTTCAGCAGATCAATAAGCTCGCGGTTCCTGCGAATGAGATCCTAAATAAGGCCAATCAAGGCGAAGGCACCATCGGACGGATCGTCAATGACGAGTCACTTTACAGAAACCTTGACGCAACGGTAGCAGAAACCAAACTGACGATGGTAAAGCTGCAGACGACGATCGAAAAGATCAACAAAGGTGAAGGAACCGCCGGCCAATTCATCAACAACCCGGATCTCTATAACAATCTCAACAAGACCGTCGCACAGCTTGAAGCTATTTCAAACGATATCAAAGCTGGCCGTGGTTCGGCCGGCAAGTTTGTCACCGACGATGCTCTTTACAATGAGACCAGGGCTGCCATCACCGATCTTCGCACGTCCGCAGCAAAGATAAACGCGATCGCCGACGATTTTAAGGCCATATCAACCGACCTTGCAGAGGGTCGCGGAACGGCCGGAAAATTCCTCAAGGACGAACAGTTTTACGAAGATGCCCGGAGTGCGCTTGCTCGGTTCAACTCCACTACGGCCAAGGTTGAATCCATACTTGCGGATGCCCAGGCTGGAAAAGGCACATTGGGACGTTTCGTTACCGACGAAACGCTCTACAACAACATCAACCAAACCGCGTCGAACATCAATCAGTTCTCGAGCGAGGGAACCAAACTCCTCTACGATTTTCGCCAAAACCCCAAAAAATTCCTTCGGATAAAGCTCGCAATATTTTAG